A genome region from Methanococcoides burtonii DSM 6242 includes the following:
- a CDS encoding TIR domain-containing protein — protein sequence MGTTNKLNVFISYSHQDEHHINLFKTHISPLKTNDLIEEWYDREIVPGEDFQNQIDCNLDNADIICLFISAHFLASKSCMAEKKKAMELKDNNGISVVPIILSPCGWLDDSDILKPLAIPTDGMPVSTFQDSNNAWQNVYTGLKKVVDKKRIVKQLVVKKEFESWIQDVAILTKAHSQKTNIILDDIFVWPELEKFDSFNDYEKTVSSGYLLDNFLGFSKIVLAGEDQSGKTTICKKIFSDLRSKNYVPVYVSEDKISSLGKTSNKISKSFSEQYQDAHIDEIDKNKIIPIIDNFHHAINKQKHIENLSEYSHCIIVVDDIFGLNIKDETLISSFMNFRIRELKPSLRYELVKKWLCLSDNNLDDDYKNIDSSTELINNTLGKNIGKGIMPAYPFFILSTIVTYEAFSMSLDQEITSQGHCYQAFIVYYLMKHDVKNDEINIYTNFLTELAFYIYDRKKKELSPDEFAEFMELYSETYNLPINEDSLLANLTEVVSADVLNNYSFRYQYFYYFFVAKYLSDNMENSKVIDEITNIIDNLHVDENAYIAIFLTHHSKNSTIFKKIEMVASSLFDKYKPARLTKNEMKFFDKQENIIFEQVFPSGNTRPEKERAEILNQQDELEQYQENNLQEEDVNNNSSDVDLRRALKTVEVVGCIIRNHSGSLKKADLENLLCVGMNVHLRLLSNLFELINNETEQEKMVDFIVERLNQLEDDLGPYKMLTSNEKRDYAHTIFWNLNFFIVCGIIHKIVHSLGSDKVTQIVTNVCDEINTPASSLIKHGVMMVYNKNLQIDEFSKGIRDDDFSKVAKKAIKLMVANHCSVHKIGARERQRIQSKFEIQSINLLPEVVHNQ from the coding sequence ATGGGAACAACAAATAAACTGAACGTTTTTATCAGCTATTCACATCAGGATGAACACCATATTAATTTGTTTAAAACTCACATTTCACCTCTTAAAACAAATGATTTAATAGAAGAATGGTATGATCGTGAAATAGTACCAGGTGAAGATTTTCAGAATCAAATTGATTGTAATTTAGATAATGCAGATATTATTTGTTTATTTATTTCAGCACATTTTCTTGCTTCAAAAAGTTGTATGGCAGAGAAAAAGAAGGCAATGGAGTTAAAGGATAATAATGGAATTTCGGTAGTTCCCATCATATTGTCTCCATGTGGTTGGTTAGATGATTCGGATATTTTAAAACCGTTGGCTATCCCTACTGATGGAATGCCAGTTTCAACTTTTCAAGATAGCAACAATGCATGGCAGAATGTTTACACAGGGCTAAAGAAAGTTGTTGATAAAAAACGTATAGTAAAGCAGTTAGTGGTGAAAAAAGAGTTTGAAAGTTGGATACAAGATGTAGCAATTTTGACAAAAGCACACTCTCAAAAAACAAATATTATTTTAGATGATATTTTTGTATGGCCAGAATTAGAGAAGTTCGATAGTTTCAATGACTATGAGAAAACAGTAAGTTCTGGCTATCTGTTAGATAACTTTCTTGGTTTTAGTAAAATCGTATTAGCCGGGGAAGATCAATCTGGCAAAACGACCATATGTAAAAAGATTTTTTCTGATTTGCGAAGTAAAAACTATGTTCCTGTATATGTCTCTGAAGATAAGATTTCTTCTCTTGGAAAAACAAGCAATAAAATTTCAAAATCATTTAGTGAACAATATCAAGATGCACATATAGATGAAATTGATAAAAATAAAATAATTCCAATAATTGACAATTTTCACCATGCAATTAATAAACAAAAGCATATTGAAAATTTATCTGAATATTCTCATTGCATCATTGTAGTTGATGATATTTTTGGCTTGAACATTAAAGATGAAACACTTATTTCTTCATTCATGAACTTTAGGATAAGGGAATTAAAACCATCTTTAAGATATGAGTTAGTTAAAAAATGGTTATGTCTGTCAGATAATAATTTAGACGATGACTATAAAAACATTGACAGTAGTACAGAACTAATCAACAATACTTTAGGGAAAAATATTGGCAAGGGGATTATGCCCGCATATCCATTTTTCATATTGTCTACTATTGTAACTTATGAAGCATTTTCAATGTCGCTTGATCAAGAAATAACTTCACAAGGGCACTGCTATCAGGCATTTATAGTTTATTATTTAATGAAACATGATGTAAAGAATGATGAGATTAACATTTACACGAATTTTTTAACTGAACTAGCTTTTTACATTTATGATAGAAAAAAGAAGGAATTATCTCCCGACGAATTTGCCGAATTTATGGAACTTTATTCTGAAACCTATAACCTTCCTATAAATGAAGATTCATTACTAGCAAATTTAACTGAAGTTGTATCTGCTGATGTTCTAAATAATTATTCATTTAGATATCAATATTTTTACTATTTCTTTGTTGCTAAATATCTTTCTGATAATATGGAAAATTCGAAAGTAATAGACGAAATTACTAATATAATAGATAATCTCCATGTAGACGAAAATGCGTATATTGCGATTTTTTTAACACATCACTCTAAAAATAGCACCATATTCAAAAAAATTGAAATGGTTGCATCATCTCTATTTGACAAGTATAAGCCTGCAAGATTGACAAAAAATGAAATGAAATTTTTTGATAAACAAGAGAACATAATCTTCGAACAGGTATTTCCATCTGGTAACACAAGACCTGAAAAGGAAAGAGCAGAAATACTGAATCAACAAGATGAATTGGAGCAGTACCAAGAGAATAATTTACAAGAAGAAGATGTCAATAATAATTCGTCTGATGTTGATTTGCGGCGAGCTCTTAAAACAGTAGAAGTTGTGGGTTGCATTATTAGAAATCATTCCGGTTCTTTGAAAAAAGCAGATCTTGAAAATTTACTATGCGTTGGCATGAATGTTCATTTGAGATTATTATCCAATTTATTTGAACTAATAAATAATGAAACCGAACAAGAAAAAATGGTTGATTTTATAGTAGAGAGGCTGAATCAGCTTGAAGATGACTTAGGACCTTATAAGATGCTAACTTCAAACGAAAAAAGGGATTATGCACACACCATTTTTTGGAACCTGAATTTCTTCATAGTATGTGGAATTATTCATAAAATTGTTCACTCATTGGGGTCTGATAAAGTTACTCAAATTGTGACAAATGTGTGTGATGAAATTAATACACCTGCCTCATCTTTGATTAAACATGGAGTCATGATGGTCTACAACAAGAATCTACAAATTGATGAATTTAGTAAAGGAATCCGAGATGATGATTTTTCGAAGGTTGCAAAGAAGGCCATTAAACTAATGGTTGCAAACCATTGCTCAGTTCACAAAATAGGGGCTCGTGAAAGGCAACGGATACAAAGTAAATTCGAGATACAGTCGATTAACTTGTTGCCAGAAGTTGTGCATAATCAATAA
- a CDS encoding IS5-like element ISMbu1 family transposase, which translates to MSLTNFAFKEEYKRLENLGDKLSEIESLIDWKPFRPIIAEMYINKTEFGGRPNVDEIVMLKMLVLQQWHGLSDPELERQATDRISFRKFLGFPAKIPDHTTVWAFRERISQAGKEDEIWNEMQRQLNKKGLKIKQGMIQDATFIHADPGHANLDTPRGNEAKTRRCKDGTWTKKASKSHFGYKLHTIEDTEYDLIRRYRTTTASVHDSQVDLSEEGEVVYRDRGYFGAISKGYDATMQRGVRGHPIGIRDKMRNKRISRKRAKGERPYAVIKNVFTSGFVRVTTLARVNVKMAITAFSYNLYQLRTIRRKSLG; encoded by the coding sequence ATGTCCTTAACAAACTTTGCTTTTAAAGAAGAGTACAAACGTCTTGAAAATCTCGGTGACAAGCTCTCTGAAATTGAATCTCTCATCGATTGGAAACCATTTCGTCCAATTATAGCAGAGATGTATATCAATAAAACAGAGTTCGGTGGCAGACCAAACGTTGATGAAATCGTCATGCTCAAAATGTTAGTATTGCAACAATGGCATGGCCTATCTGACCCTGAACTTGAAAGACAAGCTACTGATAGAATTTCCTTTAGGAAATTCTTGGGCTTTCCTGCAAAAATTCCAGATCATACTACTGTTTGGGCATTTAGAGAACGAATTTCCCAGGCAGGAAAAGAAGATGAAATCTGGAATGAAATGCAAAGACAACTTAATAAGAAAGGTCTGAAGATCAAGCAAGGTATGATTCAGGATGCAACATTTATACATGCTGATCCAGGACATGCAAATCTTGATACTCCTCGTGGAAATGAAGCAAAGACCAGAAGATGTAAGGACGGTACATGGACAAAAAAGGCATCTAAGTCACATTTTGGATATAAACTACATACCATTGAAGATACCGAATATGATCTGATAAGGAGATATAGGACAACTACTGCCTCAGTTCATGATAGTCAGGTGGATCTTTCTGAAGAAGGCGAAGTTGTTTACAGAGATAGAGGTTACTTTGGTGCAATTTCAAAAGGATATGATGCAACTATGCAAAGGGGAGTACGAGGGCACCCTATTGGTATTAGGGATAAGATGAGAAACAAAAGAATAAGCAGGAAAAGAGCAAAGGGAGAAAGACCTTATGCTGTTATCAAAAATGTGTTTACGTCAGGATTTGTAAGAGTAACAACGTTGGCAAGAGTAAATGTCAAAATGGCGATTACAGCATTCAGCTATAATCTCTATCAATTGAGGACAATAAGAAGAAAATCATTAGGATGA
- a CDS encoding class I SAM-dependent methyltransferase: MNLNNIDWNDVWKEQMRLYNEVEGTLAKVDIWESKENARRYWEMSQNKGAGRIEQTLSELDLKSDSRVLDIGSGPGALAIPISKRVREVVAVEPSDGMMSVLQENIEELDISNINCIHKGWEDINIDELGGKFDLVIASYSLNVPDIRQTFEKIQSVSSGSVYVYWFAGETSWDDQYRAIWPALHDEEYYSSPKCNVMYNVLYGMGIFPNMEVFPMQRSMTFSSMDEAVKHYIPHYRAYTDDQVSILGKYLKEILPVDEDGSILHLGDTMRVKMWWDNASDDHK, translated from the coding sequence ATGAATCTGAATAACATTGACTGGAACGATGTCTGGAAAGAGCAGATGAGGCTTTATAATGAGGTCGAAGGAACTCTGGCTAAAGTCGATATCTGGGAAAGTAAGGAAAATGCCAGACGATATTGGGAAATGTCACAGAATAAGGGTGCTGGCCGCATTGAACAGACTTTAAGTGAGCTCGATCTGAAATCGGATTCTCGTGTTCTTGATATTGGTTCCGGCCCCGGTGCTCTTGCGATCCCTATCTCAAAACGTGTTCGGGAAGTGGTGGCAGTTGAACCCTCGGACGGGATGATGTCCGTATTGCAGGAAAATATCGAAGAGCTGGACATAAGCAACATCAATTGTATTCACAAAGGCTGGGAAGATATTAATATTGATGAACTTGGCGGGAAATTTGACCTAGTCATTGCTTCTTATTCGCTGAATGTACCTGATATAAGGCAAACGTTCGAAAAGATACAGTCGGTTTCCAGTGGGTCTGTTTATGTTTACTGGTTTGCAGGGGAAACATCCTGGGATGACCAATACCGTGCTATATGGCCTGCTCTGCATGATGAGGAATATTATAGTTCCCCTAAATGCAATGTCATGTACAATGTCCTTTATGGCATGGGTATATTTCCCAATATGGAGGTGTTCCCAATGCAGAGAAGTATGACCTTTTCTTCCATGGATGAAGCGGTTAAACACTATATTCCGCATTACAGGGCATATACTGATGACCAGGTCTCAATACTCGGGAAATATCTGAAAGAGATCCTTCCGGTCGATGAAGATGGTTCCATACTGCATCTTGGTGATACTATGCGGGTCAAGATGTGGTGGGACAATGCTTCCGATGATCACAAATAA
- a CDS encoding MATE family efflux transporter, producing MNERARMLSEDSIKKVLFKLSLPATIGMIVQALYSLVDTIFVGQALGPESVQGIAGITIAFPIQMIIMGIALTIGIGSASIISRSLGAKIHERADIALGNAITAILALSVVMTILGIVYIEPLLRMFGATETIMPFAYDYTKIILYGTIFFAFSMTLNNIVRAEGNARVAMLTMVISAGLNIILDPIFIFGLNMGIKGAAIATVISQVVSALFLLYYFAKGMSSFNFHIKHFVPHPEILKEMVTIGTSSFARSASGSLMVIVINNVLAVYGGDIPIAVFGIVNRLFMFTFMPMIGIVQGLQPIVGFNYGAKNYARVISSTALAMKITTLVSIAGFLLLFIFPTQLFSIFTTDQELIEAGKAAMRIMSLALPLVGFQIVGASIYQTLGKAKPAFFLSISRQVLFLIPLVLILPRFFELQGVWMAFPLSDGLSFLVTFVMLAKEYSLFKKDMHPDLS from the coding sequence ATGAACGAGAGAGCCAGAATGTTATCGGAAGATAGCATTAAAAAGGTCCTTTTTAAACTTTCACTGCCTGCGACCATTGGAATGATAGTTCAAGCTCTCTATAGTCTTGTGGATACTATTTTCGTAGGGCAGGCACTTGGCCCGGAAAGTGTACAGGGAATTGCAGGTATAACCATTGCATTCCCGATTCAGATGATAATCATGGGAATAGCACTCACAATAGGCATAGGCAGTGCGTCCATTATCTCCAGAAGCCTAGGTGCAAAGATCCACGAACGTGCAGATATAGCACTCGGAAACGCTATAACTGCCATACTTGCGCTCAGCGTTGTTATGACAATATTAGGTATCGTGTACATTGAGCCCCTGCTAAGAATGTTCGGTGCCACAGAAACTATCATGCCTTTTGCATACGATTATACAAAGATAATCCTCTACGGCACGATATTCTTTGCATTTTCCATGACACTCAATAACATAGTTCGCGCGGAAGGGAATGCAAGGGTGGCCATGCTCACAATGGTAATATCGGCCGGGTTGAACATAATCCTTGACCCCATATTCATCTTTGGACTGAATATGGGAATAAAAGGTGCAGCTATCGCAACCGTAATTTCACAGGTGGTAAGTGCTCTCTTCCTCTTATATTATTTCGCAAAGGGAATGAGCAGTTTTAATTTCCACATTAAGCATTTCGTACCCCACCCCGAGATACTGAAAGAGATGGTCACCATCGGAACGTCCTCATTTGCAAGAAGTGCATCTGGCAGCCTCATGGTTATCGTGATAAACAATGTGCTTGCTGTTTACGGAGGAGATATTCCAATAGCAGTTTTTGGCATAGTTAACAGATTGTTCATGTTCACATTCATGCCAATGATAGGCATTGTACAGGGTCTGCAACCAATAGTAGGATTCAATTATGGTGCAAAGAACTATGCAAGGGTAATAAGTTCGACAGCACTAGCAATGAAAATAACTACATTGGTATCAATTGCAGGATTTTTGCTGCTCTTCATATTCCCAACTCAACTGTTCAGCATATTCACCACTGACCAAGAACTGATAGAAGCAGGAAAAGCAGCAATGAGGATAATGTCACTCGCATTACCCCTCGTTGGATTCCAGATAGTCGGAGCATCCATATATCAAACACTGGGAAAAGCAAAACCAGCATTTTTCCTATCAATTAGCAGACAGGTGCTTTTCCTGATACCTCTCGTACTGATACTCCCTCGGTTCTTTGAACTTCAGGGCGTATGGATGGCATTCCCGTTATCTGACGGACTGTCTTTTCTGGTGACCTTCGTCATGCTGGCAAAGGAATACAGCCTTTTCAAAAAAGACATGCATCCCGATCTGTCCTGA
- a CDS encoding UbiA family prenyltransferase codes for MGDKTISSIDNVRFPKNNENSYHFPDISSLWPTLHLLNSSTLVSVSGALRIYIAFLLLQLQCNILSCIGGGLVVYSVYTLDRALDSEEDAVNRSELTGARRDIALFVSLLTFLMGAYFLFRDGLLLLAFLPLMTGFLYSKGIKVGKHHLKLKGGLGVKNLVVGTTWGAFIAGIAGWYAESMLPVFGVFLYFGIKLFVNSSVYDFKDIKGDALAGIKTLPVSLGEQRTRDILLSIHLFSHSLLSILIITGLVAYEPMVLVYSFVSGLVCIDRFAAPVENESKNRLYKRLFVVDGESSMIVGLRTIIGV; via the coding sequence ATGGGTGATAAAACAATTTCCTCAATAGATAATGTCAGATTTCCGAAAAACAATGAAAATTCATATCATTTCCCTGATATTTCAAGTCTGTGGCCAACTCTGCACCTTTTGAATAGTTCTACACTGGTCTCTGTCTCTGGTGCTTTAAGGATCTATATTGCTTTCCTCTTACTGCAGTTGCAATGCAATATCCTTTCCTGTATAGGTGGCGGACTGGTTGTATATTCAGTCTACACCCTTGATCGTGCACTTGATTCTGAAGAAGATGCAGTTAACCGGTCTGAGCTTACCGGGGCAAGAAGGGATATTGCACTATTTGTGTCACTGCTTACATTCCTGATGGGTGCTTATTTCTTGTTCCGTGACGGTTTATTGCTTCTTGCTTTTTTGCCTTTGATGACCGGTTTCCTTTACAGTAAAGGTATCAAGGTAGGAAAACACCATCTCAAGCTCAAAGGCGGTCTCGGGGTGAAGAATCTGGTCGTTGGTACAACATGGGGTGCATTTATTGCTGGTATTGCAGGCTGGTATGCAGAAAGCATGTTGCCCGTGTTTGGTGTATTCCTCTATTTTGGTATCAAGCTTTTCGTAAACTCTTCTGTGTATGATTTCAAAGATATCAAAGGCGATGCCCTGGCAGGAATAAAGACGCTTCCTGTAAGCCTTGGTGAACAAAGGACACGTGATATACTTCTGAGCATTCACTTATTCTCTCATTCACTGTTGTCTATCTTGATAATAACCGGTCTTGTTGCCTACGAACCGATGGTATTAGTATACAGTTTTGTCTCAGGTCTTGTTTGTATCGATCGATTTGCAGCACCAGTTGAAAATGAGTCAAAGAACAGGTTGTACAAACGGCTGTTCGTTGTTGATGGCGAATCTAGTATGATCGTAGGTCTAAGGACTATTATAGGGGTTTGA
- a CDS encoding helix-turn-helix transcriptional regulator has translation MKSSGLLSVLTFSEKRKDLLFFIEEEPRTLSEIREHFNVSSPEISPRIKEMEASNFIYKDGKKYYITPIGRVASGHLKPLISTLFAIEKNETFWKEHTLEGIPQKLLDKISALGECSVHQEGLENIYDSHKNFLGNIADSSEIYGVSTIFIPRYPEFFVSLTESNIPTALVLTKNVFEKVKNEYKDALETYMNSENTKLYLIDEAKVAFVVTDRFFSMSLFFKNGAYDPQNDLIGNDNAAIKWGKELFGHYKEKAKEIISL, from the coding sequence ATGAAATCAAGTGGATTGTTAAGCGTCCTTACATTTTCAGAAAAACGAAAAGATCTTCTTTTTTTTATAGAAGAAGAACCCCGAACATTATCAGAAATAAGGGAACATTTCAATGTAAGCTCTCCAGAAATATCACCTAGAATAAAAGAGATGGAAGCTTCGAACTTTATATATAAAGATGGGAAAAAATACTACATAACCCCTATCGGAAGAGTTGCATCAGGACATCTAAAACCATTGATATCCACTCTTTTTGCCATCGAAAAGAACGAAACGTTCTGGAAAGAACATACACTTGAAGGGATACCACAAAAGCTTCTTGATAAAATAAGTGCCCTTGGTGAATGCTCTGTTCATCAGGAAGGCCTGGAGAACATATATGACTCACATAAGAATTTCCTTGGCAACATCGCAGACTCAAGCGAGATATATGGAGTATCCACAATATTCATCCCAAGATATCCGGAATTCTTTGTCAGCCTCACCGAAAGCAATATCCCTACAGCTCTTGTTTTGACAAAAAATGTTTTCGAAAAAGTAAAGAACGAATACAAAGATGCACTGGAAACATATATGAACTCTGAAAATACAAAGCTTTACCTGATCGATGAAGCAAAGGTTGCTTTCGTTGTGACAGACCGGTTCTTTTCCATGTCATTATTTTTCAAGAACGGAGCATATGACCCGCAAAACGATCTGATAGGAAATGACAATGCTGCCATCAAATGGGGAAAAGAACTATTTGGACATTACAAAGAAAAAGCAAAAGAGATTATATCTCTTTAA
- the purH gene encoding bifunctional phosphoribosylaminoimidazolecarboxamide formyltransferase/IMP cyclohydrolase, with translation MVKRALLSVSDKTGIVDFARGLEQLNIEIISTGGTAKMLRDAGIETIDVSEVTGFPEMMGGRVKTLHPKIHGGLLCMRGDPEHMGEAEKESIKLIDLVAVNLYPFEITVSKEGVNLDEAIENIDIGGPTLLRSAAKNYKSVTVVSDPEDYGEILKELRSSGTVSDTTREKLAVKVFRYTANYDSNIDTYLSKTLLDEDVLRMNFTEGTKLRYGENWHQDATFYKDETIVGPALSNAKQLHGKELSYNNYVDADNALQTIKEVGNRNPAVAIVKHNNPCGLATGNTLCEALEHAWDGDPVSAFGSIICTNTVFDLESAEFLKGKFVEIILAPGFEHDALEYLEDKSSNLRLLELPQFNEAFDTETTYKYVIGGMLKQTRNIGLYEKWDCVTETAYPEEKRGLSEFCICACKSTKSNSVTLAYEYKDGCYVMIAMGAGQPNRVDSIRKLAATKAKENLEIIYEREKPDMSFEEYWQSILSEAVMASDAFFPFDDSIIYSDESKIRYILSPGGSIRDDEVIATANRLNISMVFTGMRHFLH, from the coding sequence TTGGTAAAAAGGGCACTGCTAAGCGTCTCAGACAAGACTGGAATCGTGGATTTCGCACGGGGACTAGAGCAACTGAACATAGAGATTATATCGACTGGCGGAACTGCGAAGATGCTTCGCGATGCGGGTATTGAGACGATCGACGTCTCAGAAGTTACCGGATTTCCTGAAATGATGGGAGGGCGTGTAAAAACACTCCACCCAAAAATACACGGCGGATTGCTGTGTATGAGAGGAGATCCCGAACATATGGGAGAAGCTGAGAAGGAATCTATTAAGCTTATCGATCTGGTAGCTGTCAATCTGTACCCCTTTGAGATAACAGTCTCGAAAGAAGGTGTGAACCTTGACGAAGCGATCGAGAACATCGATATCGGAGGACCAACCTTACTTCGTTCTGCCGCTAAGAACTACAAATCTGTAACAGTAGTATCAGACCCTGAAGATTATGGAGAGATCCTCAAGGAATTGAGATCATCCGGCACAGTCTCTGACACCACCCGCGAGAAACTTGCGGTCAAAGTATTCAGGTACACTGCAAATTATGACAGCAATATTGATACGTACCTGAGCAAGACCCTTCTCGATGAAGATGTCCTGCGTATGAACTTCACTGAGGGTACAAAGCTCAGATATGGAGAGAACTGGCACCAGGATGCTACATTCTATAAGGATGAGACAATTGTTGGTCCTGCACTTTCAAATGCAAAGCAATTGCATGGAAAGGAACTTTCATACAACAACTATGTAGATGCGGACAATGCCCTCCAGACCATCAAAGAGGTAGGGAACAGGAATCCCGCAGTTGCCATTGTCAAACACAATAACCCATGCGGACTGGCAACCGGTAACACTCTTTGCGAAGCTTTGGAGCATGCATGGGATGGTGACCCTGTATCAGCATTTGGTAGTATAATCTGCACCAATACCGTTTTCGACCTTGAATCCGCAGAGTTCCTTAAGGGTAAGTTCGTGGAGATCATACTCGCACCAGGATTCGAGCATGATGCCCTTGAATATCTGGAAGATAAGAGCTCAAATCTGCGCCTTCTTGAATTGCCACAGTTCAACGAAGCATTTGATACCGAGACCACATACAAATATGTGATCGGTGGAATGCTGAAACAGACAAGGAACATCGGGCTTTACGAGAAGTGGGACTGTGTTACTGAAACTGCGTACCCTGAAGAGAAACGCGGACTGTCCGAATTCTGTATTTGCGCCTGCAAGAGTACAAAATCCAATTCCGTGACACTTGCATACGAATACAAGGACGGATGCTACGTTATGATAGCAATGGGAGCAGGACAGCCAAACCGTGTTGATTCCATACGTAAACTTGCAGCAACAAAAGCAAAAGAGAACCTTGAGATAATCTACGAAAGGGAAAAACCAGACATGAGCTTCGAAGAATACTGGCAATCCATACTTTCAGAAGCGGTTATGGCTTCTGATGCTTTCTTCCCATTCGATGACAGTATAATCTATTCTGATGAAAGCAAGATAAGATACATACTTTCACCGGGCGGTTCCATCCGTGATGACGAGGTCATAGCTACTGCAAATCGTCTGAACATATCAATGGTGTTCACTGGAATGAGACACTTCCTTCACTGA